In Leucoraja erinacea ecotype New England chromosome 20, Leri_hhj_1, whole genome shotgun sequence, the DNA window ATCTGATTTGCCTGCGTAGAAATAATCTTTGTTAACAATATTGTAGGTGAATTGATTCAAAAGTGTTTGGTTTAGAAGGAACGGCATTTGGATATGGAGGTGCCAGGTATTGGCACTCAGGGTAACTTGTCCACCATTGGAAACTTTTCCTCTTCAGCCCCAGGGCAAGTGAATGAGAAACTGCTGACAATATTGCTGGGGACCATTCTGAGCGCCATGTGTTTGATGGGAGTTATAGGCAATGTCTACGTCCTGGTGGTGATGAATTTGTCCATGAGGTTCACTGGCTCCATGTACACCTACATAGTAAACTTGGCTTTGGCCGACCTCCTCTACCTCACCACCATCCCATTTGTGGTGTGCACCTACTTTGCGAAGGACTGGTACTTTGGAGAACTTGGCTGTAGATTCCTGCTCAGCTTGGACTTCCTGACTATGCACGCCAGCATCTTCATATTGACTGTCATGAGCATTGAGAGATACTTAGCAGTGGTGAAACCCCTGACGACGTATAGGAAAAACAACGGCTACAGGAGGGTCATCATTAGTGTGGTATGGCTGGTTTCTATTCTCCTTGCCCTTCCTACGATGGTAATGACCGATCTCAGAGAATTTGCCAAGAACGGGACAATAAAACGCATGTGCGGCTCCACATGGCCAAAACATACTTACAGAATCTATCTGACTGTGCTTTTTAATACTTGTATACTGACTCCAGGGATATTAATTGGATTCTTATACATAAAGTTAGCTCGTACTTACTGGACATCCCAAAGCAGGAAGGAAGTGACAAAGGCACCAAAGCTGAAAATCCTCTATATGATTTTTGGGATTGTCCTAATATATGATATCTGttacttgcctttttgggtatgGCAATTGTTTCATCTCTACATTGAATCTGCAACTATTTCTCCCACCACAGTTGCCATCGTTAATTTGTTTGTGACATGCCTGGCATACTGCAACAGCTGCATCAATCCTTTCCTCTACACCTTACTGACAAAAAATTACAAAGAGTATCTGAGGAACCAAAAGGCAAAGTTCTCCAAAAGGAAATGCCACAGGGTTTTGTCCCAAAGATCAACGTCTTCTGGACATCATCCGTGCACAGAGAGTCTATCGTACACTTAAAACCAGCTACAGAGGAGGCCTATGCGTTAAGTATGTGAGTATAACAGATATGGAATTTATCTataaaattattttcctttatCCGTGGACCACAGTCAACAATAATTCTGTTCCTCCTAtttgctaaacacaaagtgcatgggtcaggcagtatctctggagggaatcgACTGACAATGTTTCAGTCCGGGACACATCTTCAGagtgaagattccagcatctgcagctccttgtgtttcCCTGCCCATTTGCGACCCTTTCAGAGAGGACATCTTGTGTCATGACTTGACCCATTTAGATCAGTTAAAAAAGATCGTTTTGATcatcttccttttctccaaaaatgcCGCCCGGCCCGCTGCATttgtgtccagcattttgtgtctatcttcgatcatcTTGGCATGTTGGCCAGTCATTCATATTAGTTTTTCAGCTTCCTTCcctaaatgtaaaattattaaaataatttgtttcCTAATAAGGTTCAATTCAAAGAGAACAGGAATCTAGGAAGAGAGTCATTCATttaaaatacaaaaaaacaaTTTTTACAAATGTTTGGACTGGTTTAAAAATCTGCTTTGACTTAAAAGCTCTAAAGTACCCTTTCATTTATTGAAAATAAACAAATCTTTTGAAATGTATTCAAAAATATTGCTTATTTTGATGAGACATCTCATTGcttgatagtttttttttaatagtaacAAAACCACCTCTGCATTATTTACACAAATTGAAATGAAAGCATCAGAAACCAAAACACGTATTATTTTATTGAATAGCTAAAAGCACGAGAATGGTGTTTAATATAGAGCAGAAACATAATCAGTGACTCTCCAGGAGAGACCTTTCATCCGACCAGGAGGAGAGTAGAAGGATTATGAGGTGAGGATGGTTTAGAGGAAGAAAATGCCATTAAGGAAATTCTCTTGAAAATTGTTTAGAGAGAAAGATAGgtcagattcgatgggccaaatggcttaattctactgcTAGGACTCATGAGCTTCTTTGTGAGATCATTTGGTCTTTCTAAAGTAGAGAAGACCATGCATGAACAGTTGACAGAATTACAAGCGATCTTCAGTCTCACATGAGCTGTGTGTTTGGGCTCTGCAAAGAGTAGAGAGGAAAGGACAGGCCTTGTACCtcctacactcacacacacaggcaggtaTCACTGAAAGAGCAGCGTTGTTGGGAATGATTGGATCACAGGTTTGTGGAGGGAAGTAGGTCCATGGGAATCTGGAGAGGAGGGAAATGTGTTTAGTCATGATGATGGTGGCAAAGTGGCAGGCTTGAGATATTGAATAAGGCTTGTGAAATGGAAATTGGATGAGAGGTATGCTCATAAAGGTGCTGAAtgggaggatgagaggtgttcaTGTGTCAATAAATGATGGCCTTGCCAGTGATGCATCATCTGATGATTATTTTTTAGTTGAATGCATTCCTTTGTGCATTAGTTGCATTGATTATAGCATTAATTGAATGTCTAACATTATAAGCTGTGgggtgatgtgcggggcaagattcttctaaacacagagtggtgggtgtccaGAATGCCCTCCCATGGTGACGTTGGAGGCAGCATAGTGGTATTTAAGGATaccatagtggtatttaagaggctattagatacagtagatgtgtggatatgcagtgaatggagggatatagatcatttgcaggcagagattattttaacacggcatcatgttcagctcagACATGGTGTTCCTGAGCTGCACTGTTCTGCGTTTGATGTACAGCGTGAATATGGAAACACAACTCCTTTGGCAGATGAGTTGGCAAACTGCTTTTGAGATACAATAAGCAAAATCAAATCTTCAAGGAAATATGGGGCTTTGGTATGATGCATATTGTTGTAATCTGGCATATGCGGTTTAAAAAGGAAGCAGATCAAGTAATAATTTTTAACAGGAAACTGGATGTTTACTTGATAGAAGATATTTGGCAGGGTTATGGGAAAAAAAGCAAGAGGATCATGGCTAATTGCACAGCGATTTGTGGGAGTGGGCACAAACGTGATGGATCAGTGACCTCCTAATGATGTAGGAATCTATAGTTACCCTTTTCTCAAATATAAAATCTGTGGGcccggtgacattttggttctcaTAGAAATATTGGCATGAGTTTCCCATGACTTGCCATCCTGGATATTAAATGGGCCATAACATCAGTttctttctgcagttgtgcagagccctagtgagaccacacctggagtgtgcagttttggtcccctaacttgtggaaggacattcttgctattgagggagtgcagcgtaggtttacaaggataattcccgggatggcgggactgtcatatgctgagagaatgaagcagctgggcttgtacactctggagtttagaaggatgagaggatatcttattgaaacatataagattgttaagggttttcgacacgctggaggcaggaaacaggttcccgatgttgggggagtccagaaccaggggccacagtttaagaataagggataagccatttagaacagagacgaggaaacactttttcctcacagagagttgtgagtctgtggaattctctgactcagagtgcggtggaggcatgttctctagatgctttcaagagagagagctggatagggctcttaaagaaagcggagtcaggggatatggggaaaaggcaggaacggggtactgattggggatgatcaaccatgatcacattgaatggcagtgttggctcgaaggatgaatggcctactcctgcacctattgtctattgtctattaatggcTATTGATTTCACTGTCAATGGGAATGTGGGATTAATTATAAAACACGTCTTGAATAAAACATGTCAAGGTTTTTCCACTCAAAGTCCAGGCCCATTGCTGTCAGGTGTCCAGGGGATATAGTAGGGATGCTGCTGGTGCCTGCCTTCTCTATCCGAATTATCCCAATTCCAGAATTATTAAGGTGGaaattgcagagaaaatttacaaagaCATtggcaggacttgagggtctgagctacagggagaggttgggcaggttgggaatttatttcttggagagcaggaggctgaggggtgatcttagagaggtgtgtaAGAGGGaaatagattgtgtagatgcatAATGTATTTCACCcgggtagaggaatcaaaaactagggcgacaggtttaagctgagaggggatttaataggaacttgtgaggtgactttttccacagtAAGAatgatggttatatggtatgagctgccagaggaggtggtcatggcaggtacaataacaacatttcaaatacatttggacaggaacatagaTAGGAAGGGTTTTGTGGGATATGGGCCTCATGCAGGCAGGCAAgattagtgtagaaggggcatcttggttggcatgggtgagttgaGCCGAAGGTACTGTTTCTGTTTCATATGACTAATTTGGTACGAAACTGATGCCACTCAAAATAATAATGAGCTGCTGGTTTTATCTTAGTTAGATCAAATATATTAAACTAAATACAATACTCCATTGTTACAAAGGAAGAGAGGTTTCTCAGGATACGATTGAGTGGAAAAATAGTTGTTTTTGGTGACGTCCAAGACTAATTCATAACATGATTGAGGTTTTCATTTAATTATGTGAGACCTTGGGGATAGGACACAAAATCCCCCAGTATTAATGTATACCGCAGGAGAATGAGACCTTACTGTGCACCACAATTGGGAAAATCACTAGGCACTGGGAAATGAAGTCAACAACATTAGTATTCCTGGCACTAGATCATCTCAAATTTATAACATGAGATTTCTGGTCCCAAGAAATCCAACGAGAAAAAGGTCagggaagaagagtctcaacccgaaacgtcacccatttcttctctccagagatgctgcctggcccactgagttactccagcattttgtgtctaaggtcAGGGAAGCTTCAGTGTTAGACTCCCGAAAACCCAATTTTACTTCTGCAAACCCTAATCAAAGTTGACCTTCTACAGTACTTGTTTGGGCCGATATATAGTTGGGAGTATgagtatttacattttatttataaaacCTTAACAATGAAAACTTGAAATAGCACTAATCATAGATAATCTCAGGTTGATACCTGCTCGGTATATTTTCtaactaaagaaaaaaaaaaacagtttaacAAGGGACAATTCTGGCAGTCAAAGACAAACTTGCCTCGGAATGATTTACAAAAGTGAAGGATCACTCACTGTGTCATTATGTTCGGATTAATCTCACCAGCCATTGTGATCTTTGCTTCTGCATGGTCAGAGTTTGCGGGCACTGGAGTCTACAATAACATGACATCTGAACTTCTGGACTCaaatccctgactgatgaagatcaaCATGCCAAACACCTCCTTCACCATCCTGTCAAGTCAATTTTTATTCCATGGATGAGGGGCTTTAGTTGCCTGGATAGACTGGAGAAGTTGGAATCATTCTCTTTAGAACTGAAAAGGTCAATAGGGGATATGAAAAAAACCTTAAAATTACAAAGAGCAGCTGAACGGATGGAGTAGGCTCCTGTTGACCAAAGGGTGAGGAGTGAAAGTGATTGGCAAAACAACTCATTGTGATATGAGATGATATTTCTACTTTATTGTGCCCCTGGGGTATGGGCAGGGTCTGCAAATGTTTGCTGAGGGTTGTAGTAGTGGCAGATTCAGTTGTttcattcaagaaggaactgactAAGTAGTAGAAACGATAAATAAAACACCATGCAAAGAGGGATACTGGAATTTGCAAGAAGCTTGCAACAGT includes these proteins:
- the uts2r5 gene encoding urotensin-2 receptor translates to MEVPGIGTQGNLSTIGNFSSSAPGQVNEKLLTILLGTILSAMCLMGVIGNVYVLVVMNLSMRFTGSMYTYIVNLALADLLYLTTIPFVVCTYFAKDWYFGELGCRFLLSLDFLTMHASIFILTVMSIERYLAVVKPLTTYRKNNGYRRVIISVVWLVSILLALPTMVMTDLREFAKNGTIKRMCGSTWPKHTYRIYLTVLFNTCILTPGILIGFLYIKLARTYWTSQSRKEVTKAPKLKILYMIFGIVLIYDICYLPFWVWQLFHLYIESATISPTTVAIVNLFVTCLAYCNSCINPFLYTLLTKNYKEYLRNQKAKFSKRKCHRVLSQRSTSSGHHPCTESLSYT